The window CCACCCGCCCGACTTCCATTTGCCGCGTCAGACCGGGGGCCACTGCGGGTGGCGGGCCACGGCCACGCGGGCGGAGAGGTCCGCGAGCACCGGGGAGCCCGTGCCCGCGGCGGCGTCCGCGTCGGACAGGCCCAGGGCGTCGGCGAGGCCGAGCGCGAGCAGGGCGTGCCCGGCGGCGCTCGGGTGGAACGCGTCGTCGAGCAGTCCCCACGGCATGTCCTCGTTGCCCGGACCGGTGCCCGCGGAGAACGCGGTGAAGGCGGCGTGCTGGTCGACCAGGATCACGCCCTCGGCCCCTGCGACGTCGCGGATCGCCTGCGCGAAGTCGCCGATGCGGGCGCGGTCGGGCGCATGGAGCAGGTCGACCGCGGGCGGGGTCTGCAGCACCGGCACGGCGCCGAGGTCGCGCACGCGTCGTACGAACTCCGCGATCGACCGTGCGAACGCGGACACCTCGATCACGGGGTCGAGCCACTGCGTGGTGCAGTCGTTCGTGCCGATCATGAGCGTCACCACGTCGGGCCGCCAGTGGGCCACGCGGCGCTCGAAGTCGTCGAGGATCAGGTCGGCGCGCCAGCCGGTGATGGCCGTGTTGATCACGGTGTCCTGCACGCGCCCGCGGTCGCCCCGGATCAGCTCGTGCAGGTGCTCGACGTAGTTCCTGGCGCCGCGGGTGTGGATGAGGCCGTGCGTGATCGAGTCGCCCGTGCACACCCAGGTGACCGGCGCCCCGGAGGCCAGGAGCCCCCGGAGCGCCGTGCGGTCGTCCGTCATCCGGTGACCTTGAGCTGCACGTCGATGAACCGCGGGCGGTAGATCGAGGCGTCGTCGTACACGTCGCCCACGTTGTCGAACGTGTTCACGTTGTACGACACCAGGATGCGGTTGCCCTGGCGCAGGTTCGGGTGCTCGTGCGCGTTGTAGGTGAACACGTCGGGGTCGCCGTAGCTGCCCAGCGCTCCGGTCTCGGGCGTGCGGTACAGCTCGACCGGGTCGGTGAACGGGCCGATCGGCGAGCACGAGGTGCGCGCGACGATGCGGGTGCTGAACAGCTCCGAGGTGTCCTGCGTCACGAGCAGGTAGCCGTCGCGGTAGGGCGCGACGCTGAACTCGTTCGCGACGTACGGCACCACGGGCACCGCGTCGGTCTCGGCGGCCGACCATCCGGTGCCGTTCCAGTACGTCCAGGTGCCCGTGAGGCCGTCGCGGTCCTGCACGCGGGCGACGTAGGCGGAGCGCACTCCACCCGGGTCGGCGATGCCGTAGACGTACGTCGTGCCGCGCTCCTCCAGCGTCCACGAGCCCCAGTTGATGCCCGTCGCGGAGGGGAGGTCGACGATCGACTCGAGCTGCAGCGTCTGCCCGTCGAGCGTGGCCAGCCGGTTCGCGGTCCACGCGAAGTCCCACTGGCCGGTGCCGGTGCGCGCGAACTGCAGCAGCGGCACCTGCACGGTCCCGTCGCGGCCGGGGGTCGGGTCGCCGATCCAGTACCACTTGCCGTCGGGCTCGGGCGGGATGATGCCGGCCGGGTCGTCGGGGGTGCCGCCGGTTATCGTGGTCAGGTTCCCCCGGCGGTCCTGCACCACCACGGAGTTGTTCACGAAGGGGGAGTCGGTGGGCCGCGAGCCGTCGGGGTTCACGGTGCCGAGGAACGTGTCGGAGAAGAACCATCCGGTCTTCCCCTTGCCGAGCGGCAGGGAGTAGGTGCTGTCGCCACCGGTCCATTCGCCTCCCGTGTTGCCGTAGGTGGTGAACGTGTCGGTGAGGCCCTGGTTCACGCTCGCGGTGGCGGTGAGCGTCTTGTCCACCAGGGAGCACTGGCCGGGGCCGCTGCCGTGTCCTCCGCCGGCGGGCACGGCGGCCGTCGCGGGTGCGGCGAACAGCGCTCCGGCGCCGAGGGCTGCGGCGGCGAGGCCTGCCGCGATCGTGCGTCTTCTCATATCGATCACTCCTTCGTGTTCGGGTGGTGCGGGGGTGGTGCGTCTGGGGGCCCGTCGTCTCGTCGGCGGCGCGGGCTCTCAAGAGAGCGGAGCGCGAGGAAGGGC of the Microbacterium sufflavum genome contains:
- a CDS encoding DUF4185 domain-containing protein codes for the protein MRRRTIAAGLAAAALGAGALFAAPATAAVPAGGGHGSGPGQCSLVDKTLTATASVNQGLTDTFTTYGNTGGEWTGGDSTYSLPLGKGKTGWFFSDTFLGTVNPDGSRPTDSPFVNNSVVVQDRRGNLTTITGGTPDDPAGIIPPEPDGKWYWIGDPTPGRDGTVQVPLLQFARTGTGQWDFAWTANRLATLDGQTLQLESIVDLPSATGINWGSWTLEERGTTYVYGIADPGGVRSAYVARVQDRDGLTGTWTYWNGTGWSAAETDAVPVVPYVANEFSVAPYRDGYLLVTQDTSELFSTRIVARTSCSPIGPFTDPVELYRTPETGALGSYGDPDVFTYNAHEHPNLRQGNRILVSYNVNTFDNVGDVYDDASIYRPRFIDVQLKVTG
- a CDS encoding SGNH/GDSL hydrolase family protein; translation: MTDDRTALRGLLASGAPVTWVCTGDSITHGLIHTRGARNYVEHLHELIRGDRGRVQDTVINTAITGWRADLILDDFERRVAHWRPDVVTLMIGTNDCTTQWLDPVIEVSAFARSIAEFVRRVRDLGAVPVLQTPPAVDLLHAPDRARIGDFAQAIRDVAGAEGVILVDQHAAFTAFSAGTGPGNEDMPWGLLDDAFHPSAAGHALLALGLADALGLSDADAAAGTGSPVLADLSARVAVARHPQWPPV